The genomic interval TCATTTCGCTTTCCGCGAAAAGGGACAGGGCTTAAATAAGGAGAATCAGTCTCTAAGACTATATGGTTAAGATCTATCTCATTTAAAAACTGATCTATTTTTCCATTTTTAAACGTAGCAACACCTCCTATCCCGAGCTTCATATTATAACTTATAGCTTGCTGAGCTTGCTCTTTAGAACCTGTAAAACAATGAAAAATACCATATAGGTCTTCTCCTTTTTCACTTTCTAACACTTCAAAAACTTCATCAAATGCTTCTCGACAATGAATAACAATTGGCTTCTTGTATTCTTTTGCAAGTTTAATTTGCCTTTTAAATGCATCTTGCTGTATTGATAATGAACTTTTATCCCAGTACAAATCAATTCCTATCTCTCCCACCGCATAAAAATCTCGTGTTGCAAATTGTTGTGCTACATGGGAAAGTTCCTCTTCATAATTCTCCTTTACATGAGTGGGGT from Dokdonia sp. Hel_I_53 carries:
- a CDS encoding TatD family hydrolase, whose product is MKFTDTHTHLYSESFDEDQSEMIQRATDAGVNRFFIPAIDSTYTGRMYALEKAYPEKIYLMAGLHPTHVKENYEEELSHVAQQFATRDFYAVGEIGIDLYWDKSSLSIQQDAFKRQIKLAKEYKKPIVIHCREAFDEVFEVLESEKGEDLYGIFHCFTGSKEQAQQAISYNMKLGIGGVATFKNGKIDQFLNEIDLNHIVLETDSPYLSPVPFRGKRNESSYLVLVAEKLATIYQKPLDVIARVTSKNADEVFFKRPA